The Hymenobacter baengnokdamensis genome includes a region encoding these proteins:
- a CDS encoding ABC transporter ATP-binding protein, translating to MYLNAQALGRRYGRQWIFRRLSHDFRPGTATAILGPNGAGKSTLLSILAGQLLPTEGQVAYSLAGQPLAATEVPRHLAYCAPYLELPEDFTLLELLAFHTRLKPLRPGLTVAGLVDIMYLHKARHQAVRTFSSGMKQRLKLGLALYTAAPLLLLDEPTTNLDAQGAAWYQEHVAQVRDADRLVIVSSNVPAEYSFCEAQVRITDFQ from the coding sequence ATGTATCTCAACGCCCAGGCCCTGGGCCGCCGCTACGGCCGGCAATGGATTTTCCGGCGGCTCAGCCACGACTTCCGCCCTGGCACCGCCACGGCTATTCTCGGCCCCAACGGGGCGGGTAAAAGCACCCTGCTCAGTATTCTGGCCGGGCAGCTGCTGCCTACGGAAGGTCAGGTAGCCTATTCGCTGGCCGGGCAGCCGCTAGCGGCTACCGAAGTGCCGCGCCACCTCGCCTACTGCGCCCCCTACCTGGAGCTGCCCGAAGACTTTACCCTGCTGGAGCTGCTGGCGTTTCATACCCGCCTGAAGCCACTGCGGCCAGGCCTCACGGTAGCCGGCCTGGTCGATATTATGTACCTGCACAAAGCGCGGCACCAGGCAGTGCGCACGTTTTCGTCGGGGATGAAGCAGCGCCTTAAGCTGGGGCTGGCCCTGTACACGGCGGCGCCGCTGCTGCTGCTCGACGAGCCCACCACCAACCTCGACGCCCAGGGCGCGGCCTGGTATCAGGAGCACGTAGCCCAGGTGCGCGATGCGGACCGCCTGGTTATTGTGTCGTCCAACGTACCGGCCGAATACAGCTTTTGTGAGGCGCAGGTACGCATTACCGACTTTCAGTAA